CCGCGCGCAGCGCGGCGTACGCGGCCAGCGAACTGGGCGGCAGGACCGTCCGCGTCGGGTCGGCCAGCGCCGTCTCCAAGGAGGCGAGGTCCTGATGATCCGCGACGAGCGGCACCGGCGGCTCGGTCGAGGCCAGGTTGACGACGACCACCCGGCGTAGGCCGTGCCGCTTCCGGAAGGACGTCAGATCACCGATGAGCGTCTCGGCCGCCTCGGCCTGCGAACCGGTGTGCAGCGTGGGGTGGTAGCCGCAGCGGATGTCGGAGTCGACGGCACGCAGCCCCTCTGCGATGCCGCGCAGCACCACGGCCGGGACGAGGCCTGCGGCGCTGAGTTGTTCGGCGCGCTTGTCCAGCGCGGTGTCGACGATGTCGTGACCGCCGATCACCAGTTCGTCCCAGGCCGGCAGCGGGGCGGTGTCGAAGGGGGCTCGTTCCGTGACGCAGCCGATCGGCTCGATCAGGCCCGCGCGCAGGGCGAGCAGGCCGCTGATCACCGTCGTGGCCACCGATCCTCGGGCACCGACCAGCCAGAGACCCGTCGGACCCACACCATGGGGACTGTTCATGTCGTGTGCCGCCTTTCTTCCCCTCACCTGCCCCGCCGTCGGGCCGCGGGTCGGACCGCCGCCGGGCGGGCACGTCCCGAGGAGACCCCGGGACGCGCCCTGTCCGACAGCGAACTGTGCGCCGGCTCACAGCAGAGTGGACCTGCGGTGAGCCGGCCGATCCTCACTCGGCGTTGACCGACTTCGCCAGCACCGCGACACCCTCGATCGAGGCGATCACGGCTTCGGCGTCACGGACCAGCACGGTGCGGACCTCGGCGTCGCTGACCAGCGCCGTGTCCTCGGCCAGTGCGGCGAAGGACCGCAGGCCCTCGATGGCGCCCCAGTCGTCCCCGGTCGCCTCGGCCAGCCGGGCAGCGACGAGCTGCTCGGTCAGGTCCCGATGCGCGGTGAGGGACAGCCGGTTGGTGGCGCGGAACCGGTCGACGAGCTGACCGATGTCACGCAGCGAGGTGGTGGTGGCGAACGTGACCGACTGCTCGGCCGTGTTGCCCGCCCGGTCGACGGCGTGCACGGCGATCTCGTGAGTGCCGAACGGCAGCTGGTACAGCGGGACGAGCCTGCCGGAGCGGATCTCCTCGCCGTTCAGCGTGCCGATGACCGAGTCCACCCCGGAGGTCGAGTCGTGGACCTCCCAGGACACGAACAGGTCGGTGGCGTCGCCGTAGACCCGGCCGTCGGCCACCCCGGCCAGCAGCAGCGTCGGAGCGGTCGCGTCCAGCAGCACGGTGGCCGCCTTCTCCGCCTCGACGTTGCCCGCCGTGTCGACGGCCCGGTAGAGCAGCGTGTGCTCACCGTCGCCGCTGATCTCCACGGCCGAGTCGTACTCCGTCCAGTCGCCGCCGTTCAGGCTCCACTCGATCCTGGCGACACCGGAGGCCTCATCGGACGCGGACAGCTCGACGGCGACGTCGCCCGCATGCCAGCCGTTGTCGTTCGGCGCGGCCAAGGCCGCCTCGGTCAGCGGCTCGGTCGCGTCGATCCGCAGCTCGACGGACTGCGTGTCCTCCACGTTGCCCGCGACGTCGGTGGAGCGGTACTCCACCGTGTGGGTGCCGTCCCCGGCCACCGCGAACGGCTCCGAGTACTCGGTCCACTCGCCGTCGTCGATCCGGTACTCCGTGCTCGCCACGCCGCTGCCCTCGTCGTCGGCCGACAGGCTGACCGACAGGGGCGTGGAGGTGAACCAGCCCTCGGCACCGTCGGCCTCGGCCGGGTCGGTGCTCAGGGTGGTGACGGGGGCGGTCTCGTCCACGATGTCGGCGACCTGGATGTCGCGGAAGTAGACGTCGTCGCCGTCGCCGTGGTTCTGGATGCCGACGAAACCGCTGGTGAGATCGCGATTGGCGTCCGTGCTGAGGAAGTCGTTGATCAGCACGTCGTTGAGGTAGACCTTGATGGTCTGGCCCTCGACCACGATCTCGTAGGAGTTCCACTCGCCGGGCGGGTTGAGCGCGGCGTCGCGGGCCTCGAGGTCGGCGCCCTGGAACGTGTAGATCGCCCCGGTGGTGCGGTCGTCGACGTCCGTGGCGTCGATCTGGATCTCGTAACCCTCGTTGACGGCCACCCACGGGTCGTCACCGGGGTCGGGGAATCCGACGAAGACACCCGAGTTGTCGTCGCCCGCCATCTTCCAGTCGGCCTTGAAGCTGTAGGAGCCCAGCTCCTCGCCGTGCCACAGCAGACCCATGCCACCGGTGGAGAGGATGGAGCAGTCGTCCTGAAGGACGAACTCACCCGGTCCGGCCTGGTTCCAGCCGTCGAGGGAGGCCTGCGTGCCGTCGAAGAGGCTGCGGTAGCCCTCCTCGGGGGTGGTCGGCTCGCAGCCCGGCTCGCCGGGCTCGGTGCCGCCCGGCTCGGTCACGCCGGGGCCGTCGAAGCGGATGACGTCCAGGTCGAACAGGGCGCCCTCGCCGCCGACGAACACGAAGAACAGCTCCTGCGAGCCGCCGGGATCGGTGACCGGCGTCGGCTCGATCTCGACGTGCTCGTTCCAGCCGCCGGTGTTGGCGACCTCGACGGTCTGGAGCAGCTCGCCGTCCGGCGCGCCGGAACGGACCTCGATGGACCCGCCCGCCCCGTCGGAGGACACCCGGTAGCCGATGCCGTCGACACCGTGCAGGTTCACCGGGTCGAGGGAGATCCAGTCACCGTTCTCGATGTTGCCGACCTGACGGCCGCCCGAGGAGCCCGCGTGGGTGTCGATGATGCTGACGCCCTCGCTGTTGTGGAAGAACTCCGCCTCCTTCGACTTCGTGTGGAGGATGTTCTGGTCGGAGGCCCCCAACGCGGGGGCACCCTCCGCGCCACCGTCCACGTAACTGGCGTCGATGACGCCGAAGATGTTGGCGTCGGCACCGTGTCCGTCGTCGGCGGCGGTGGTGATGGTGCCCTCACAGCCGGTCTCCCGGCTGATCGGGTGGCCGTGGTTGTCGTGGCCGAGGATGTACTCGACGACGACGCGCGAGCAGTCGATCCCGCCGGCCGCGCTGTCCTCCGGGTCGGTCACCGTCACCTTGAAGGGAACCTGGCCGCCGAAGGCGAAGACACCGCCGTCGACCGGGTACTCCAGCTCTACGATCGGCGCCGTGTTGCCCGCCGTGATGGTCACCGTCGCAGCGCCGGTCAAGCCGTCGGTGTCGGTCACCGCCAGTCGGGCCTGGAACTGTCCGGTCTCCGTATAGGTGTGGCTCACCGGACCCGCCTCGGTGGAGTCCACCGTGCCGTCGCCGTCGAAGTCCCACTCATAGGTGAGTTCCTGACCGTCCGGGTCGACGGTGCCGGTCGGGTCGAACTCCACGGTGAGCGGAGTCGGACCGCTGGTGACGTCGGCCGACAGCTGGACGCTCGGTGTCCGGCCGCCCTGGGTGTAGTCGATCCGATAGACCGCCGAGTCCGGGGCCCCGCCGAAGTAGCCGCTGCCGTAGTCCAGCACGTACAGCGATCCGTCCGGGCCGAACTCGATGTTCATCGGCCTGGTCAGTTCCATCGAGTCGAAGAACGGGGCGATCGCGCCGGGCTCTCCGTTCTCACCGACGTCGATGGTCTTGATCCAGCCCCGGTCCCACTCGTAGGCGAAGTTCTTGCCGTCGTAGTACTCCGGGAATTTCGTGTCGACGTCCAGCTCGGGGTCGAACCGGTAGACCGGGCCGCCCATCGGGGACTCGCCCCCGTTGCCGAACTCCGGAACCGAGCCGCCGTCGTAGGGGATCCACGCAGGCTGTGCGGGCGGCAGATCGACAAGTCCGGTGTTGTTCGGGCTGGTGTTCTGTGGCGCCGCGCAGTCGAAGGCCTCGCCGGAGGTGCCGGAGGCGAAGTCGTAGTCGATGAACGGCTCGTTGTCGCCGACACAGTAGGGCCAGCCGAGGTTGCTCGGCCCGGTGATCAGATTGAATTCGACTATGCCCGCCGGGCCTCGGTTCGGGTCGGCCGAGCCTGCATCCGGGCCGTAGTCGCCGAGGTAGATCCAGTCGGTGACCGGGTCCACGGCGAAGCGGAACGGGTTGCGCAGGCCCATCGCGTAGATCTCTGGACGGGTCTGCTCGGTGCCCTCCGGGAAGAGGTTGCCCTCCGGGATGGTGTACGAGCCGTCCTCCTGCACCGTGATCCGCAGGACCTTGCCCCGCAGGTCGTTGGTGTTGGCGGAGCTGCGCTGCGCGTCGAACGCCGGGTTGCGGTCGGCCCGCTCGTCGATCGGCGTGTAGTTGGAAGACTCGAACGGGTTGGTGTCGTCGCCGGTGGACAGCAGCAGGTTGCCCTGGCTGTCGAAGTCGATCTCACCACCCGCGTGGCAGCAGATGCCTCGGTCCGCCGCGACCTGGAGAATCTCCTGCTCGCTCTCGATGTCCAGCGTGCCGTCATCGAGAAGTTTGAACCTAGATAGTTGATTATGGCCCTCGAACGCTGCGAAGTCCTCAGCAGTACCCGTCGTCGGTGCGTCACCGGCCGGAGTGTCCAGAACCGGTGCGTAGTACAGGTACACCCACTGGTTCTCTTCGAAGTCGGGGTCGATCGCGACGCCCTGGAGACCGTCCTCGTCGTGGTTGTAGACGGGGAGCCGACCTGCCAACGTGGTGGTGGCCTCCGGAGTCGTCAGGAAGATCTCGCCGTGCCGAGAGGTGTGCAGCACCCGCCGGTCGGGCAGCACCGCGAGCCCCATCGGCTCGCCGGTGACGCCGTCACCCTTGGCCAGGGTGATCTGGTCGAAGTCCTCGTCGACCGGGGCCTCGGGGTCGGGCTCGTGCCCGCCGTGGTCGCCGCCGCAGTTCGCGTCCACCGCGCCCGCCGCGCTCTGGATGCCGCCCGCGAGGTGCTGAAGGAACTCCGGCTCCGAGAACGACTCGATGGTGTGGCCGCCGCCGGTGTACCAGGACCGGCCGCCGTCGAACTCGTGGCACCAGGCGATCGGGTGATCGCCCATCGCGCCGGATCCGGGGTCGTAGGACGACTCGTCCAACGAGGCGAGGACGTGGACGTCCTCACGAGGATTCTCCTGGTAGTTGTACCACTCGTCGGTGCGCACCCACTCGTCCGGCAGATGCGCGCTGGACGGGTGGTCATGGTCCTCGACGGTGACCGTGGCCTCTTGGATGTGCGGGTGGGAGTCGAAGTAGGCGCCCACCAGGTCGCCGTACCAGGGCCAGCCGTACTCGGTGTCCGAGGCCGCGTGGACGCCCGCGTAGCCGCCGCCGCCCTGGATGTAGCGTTCGAAGGCGCCCTGCTGCTCGTCGTTCAGCACGTCGCCGGTGGTGGACAGCCAGACGACGACCTCGTACTGGGCGAGGTTGTCATCGGTGAACGCGCCTGCGTCCTCCGTCGCGGTGACGGTGAAGCCGTTCTCCTCGCCGAGCTGCTCGATCGCGGCGATGCCCGCCGGGATCGAGTCGTGACGGAAGCCCGCGGTCTTGGAGAAGACCAGGGCGTCGAACTCCTCGTCCGATCCGTGATCCGGCGGGTCCCCGAGCCCGGGCGGCGTTCCGCCGTGGCCTGGGGGTGTGCCGCCGTGGCCCGGAGGCGTGCCGCCATGGCCGGGGCCGTGTCCCTCATGCGCGAACTCGGGCGCATGCGTGATCGGGTCGAGTCGGCTCTGTCGGTCGGAGGCGTCGGGTCGTGCGCCCAGTCCCGAGGTCGGAAGGGCGGACGCGGTGCCGCTCACTCCCAACGCGGTCAGCAGGGAGAGTGTGACGATTCCCGCCCGCCGCGCCAGCCTGCCACGCCGCCCGGTGTGCGTGCGTGGTCTCTGGCTTAACACATGTCTTTCGGAGTTGCTTTCCAGTCTGCTTCGTTGCACTGGTACTTTTCTCCTTGTTGTCACCGGATCTCGTCGGTTCTCCGACCGTCAGGTCGCGGCCGACGAGTTGGGGCTGTCGCTAGCGGCTGGTGCCTCCTTCTGAATGACGACCGTGAAACAGCCTGCCTCGGCCGCCACCGAGGCAGGCTTTTCCCTTCATCGCGGAAACGCCGTCGAGCGCCTTATCCTCGGGCGCCGAACAGGTGTTCCAAGGCCAATTGGTCGAGCCGCTCGTAATGCAGTCCGCGCTGCCCGGCCTCGACCGGGTCGAACTCCTCATCACGAAGGTCGGACAGAGTCTCACCAGGCGCGAGGGTGGGGACGGCGAGCGAGCCGAGCCGCGAGGCGCTCATCGCCTCGGCCACCTCGGGGTCCGCCCGGAACGCCCTGGCCCGCTCCGCCAGGATCAGGTAATTGCGCATACAGCCTGCCGCCGAGACCCAGACTCCCTCGTCGTCCTCGGTGCGCGGCGGCTTGAAGTCGAAATGCCTCGGCCCGGTGTATCCGCCGTGTTCGAGCAGATCCACGAGGAAGAACGCGCTTTTCACGTCGCCATTGCCGAAGCGCAGATCCTGGTCGTACCTCGGGCCGTTCTGTCCGTTGAGGTCGATGTGGAAGAGCTTGTCCTGCCACAGGGCCTGTGCGACGCCGTGGACCATCGACATCCCGGCCATCTGCTCGTGCCCGACCTCGGGATTCACCCCCACCATCTCGGGGTGCTCGAGGGTGCCGATGAACGCGATGGCGTGGCCGATGGTCGGCAGCAGCAGGTCACCGCGCGGCTCGTTCGGCTTGGGCTCCAAGGCCAGCCGCATCGAGTAGCCGCGCTCCCTGATGTAGGCGCACACCAGGTCGAGGGATTCCTTGTAGCGGTCCAGGGCCACGCGGATGTCCTTGGCGGCGGCCGATTCGGCGCCCTCCCGACCGCCCCAGACGACGTAGGTGCTCGCGCCCAGTTCGGCGGCCAGGTCGATGTTGCGCAGCATCTTGCGCAGCGCGTAGCGGCGGATGTCGCGGTCGTTCGCGGTCAGCGCGCCGTCCTTGAACACCGGCTGGCCGAACAGGTTCGTCGTCGCCATCGGGACGACCAGCCCGGTGGCGGACAACGCGCCCTTGAACGCGGCGATGATCTTGTCCCGCTCGTTCTCGCTGGAGCCGAAGGGAATCAGATCGTCGTCGTGGAAGGTGATGCCCCACGCGCCCAGCTCGGCCAGCTTCTCGACGGCGCGCACCGGGTCCAGCGGCGGTCGGACGGCCACGCCGAACGGGTCGACGCCCTGCCAGCCGATGGTCCACAGGCCGAAGCTGAACTTGTGCTCCGGGCGCGGCTGATAGGGGTCGGTCACAGCTGCTGACGTCGTCATGCGTCACCCTTCGAATCGGCGATCGTCGTCCAGGAGGAGGATTCGGCCGCACTGCGCTCGACAGCGTGCAGCACACGCTGTACCTGAGCACCGTCGGCGAAACTCGGCGACGGGTCCACCCCGTTGCCGATGTCGGTCAGGAAGTCGGCCACCTCGTGGGTGAAGGTGTGCTCGTAGCCGAGGCCGTGTCCGGGCGGCCACCACGCCCCGAGGTACGGGTGGGTGGGCTCGGTGACCACGATGCGTCGGAAGCCGCCCTCGGCGGCGTCCACCGTCTCGTCGTGGAACCACAGCTCGTTCATCGACTCGAAGTCGAAGGACAGGCTGCCCGCCGAGCCGTTGACCTCCACCCGCATCGCGTTCTTGCGGCCGGTCGCGAAGCGGGTCGCCTCGAAGGTGGCGACCGCCCCGCCGGAGAACCGCGCGAGGAACAGCGCGGCGTCGTCGACGGTCACCTCGCCGTACTCCACCGGCTTCGAGGAGTCGACGGCGCCCGCGGTCAGCCCGCCCGCCGCCTCCGCGGGCAGCGGCCGCTGCTTCACGAAGGTCTCGGTGAGCGCGGAGACACCGGTGATCGCCTGTCCGGTGATGAACTGGGTGGCGTCGATGATGTGCGCGCCGATGTCGCCCAGCGCCCCCGAGCCCGCCTTCTCCTTACGCAGGCGCCAGGCCAGCGGGGCGTTCTCGTCGGACAGCCAGTCCTGGAGGTACACGGCGCGAACGTGGCGGATGGTCCCCAGCCGCCCGTCGGCGATCATCTTCCTGGCCAGCGCGAGCGCGGGCACCCGGCGGTAGTTGAACGCCACCATGGAGCGCACGCCCCTGGTCGCGGCCTCGGCGGCCGCCCGCGTCATCTCCTCGGCCTCGGCGACCGTGTTGGCCAGCGGCTTCTCGCAGATGACGTGTTTGCCCGCTGCCAGCGCCGCGATGGCGATCTCGGCGTGGGTGTCACCCGGCGTGCAGATGTCGACGATCCCGACGTCGTCGCGGGCGATCAGCGCCCGCCAGTCGGTCTCGATCGAGTCCCAGCCCATCCGGGTGGCCGCCGCCTGCGTCTTGGTCACGTCCCGGCCGCCGAGCACCGCGAGTCTCGGGGCGAGCGGGACGTCGAAGAAACGATGCACGCTCCGCCAGGCCTGGGAGTGGACCGCCCCCATGAAGGAGTAGCCCACCATTCCCACGCCGATGCCGTCGCTGCCTGCCATGCGCGTTCCTCACCTTCTCGATGCGTGTCGGCACGGCGAGGACGGCGGGCAGGCAGGCCCGACCTTAGGTGCCCTCGCCGTACGGTTGATCAGGACTCGAAGCCCACGTCGCGGTAGTCGGCCACGTTGTCCGCGGTGACCACGGCGGAGTAGGTGGTCAGCGAGGCGGGGATCTCGTGTTCGGCGAGATCGCCCATGCCCTTGGCCTGGCCGAGCAGCCGGGCCATGGACACCGCCGAGGAACACATCGAGGGGCTGTAGAGGACGGTCGCGGCGACCACGCTCTCCGGGTCCTCGATGTAGTTCATCATGTTGATCGAACCGGCGCCGCCGACGACGAACAGCTCGTCGGGGTTGTTGCGGCCCGCGCTGTCGATGGCCGCGAGCACGCCGATGCCCTGGTCGTCGTCGTGGTTCCACAGCGCGTCGATCCTCGGCGCCGCCTGAAGCAGGTTGGCCGTCTCCGACTCGCCGGTCTCGACGGTGAACTCCGCGGAGACCCGGTTGCTGACCGTGAAGCCGTGCCGCTCCAGCGCGTCGGCGAAGCCCTGACTGCGCTCCTGGGTCAGCGGCAGCGAGTCGATGCCCGCGACCTCGGCGATCACCGGGTCGTCGACCCCCTCGGCGATCAGCCGCTCGCCGATGTAGTTGCCCGCGTTGACGCCCATCCGGTAGTTGTCGCCGCCGATCCACATGCGGTAGGCCAGCGGGCTGTCGAAGACCCGGTCGACGTTGATGACCGGGATGCCCGCGTCCATCGCCTGCTGGCCCGCGGAGGTGAGCGCGGCGCCGTCGTGCGGGAGGATGATCAGCACGCCCACCCCGGAGTTGATCAACGTCTCGACCTGGGCGATCTGCTGGTTGACGTCGTTGGTTCCCTCCGTGGCCTGGAAGACGACGTCGGAGTAGATGTCGGCCTGGGCCTGGGCGTTCCGCGTCATCGCGGCCATCCAGCCGTGGTCGGCGGCAGGCGCGGAGAAGCCGATGGTGACCTCCTCGCCCGGCTCCGCGTTGTCACCGCCGCCCTGCGCGACCGGCTGCGTTCTGTCGCTGTCCGGGGTGGCGTTGGAGGTGCAGGCGCTGAGCAGGACTCCTGCGCCGATGGCGGTGCCGCCCAACAGGAACCGACGGCGGGCGAACAGCGGGTTCTCGGACATGTGTTCTCCATTGAACGTGTCGACGGGACTGTGTGGCCGGCAAGTGCGGGCGGTCGGTGGTGCAGGGGATGCCCCGCCGACCGCGGCTCACGTGGCGGTGCCGGGCGCGGGAAGCCC
This genomic stretch from Actinoalloteichus hoggarensis harbors:
- a CDS encoding ThuA domain-containing protein, with amino-acid sequence MLSQRPRTHTGRRGRLARRAGIVTLSLLTALGVSGTASALPTSGLGARPDASDRQSRLDPITHAPEFAHEGHGPGHGGTPPGHGGTPPGHGGTPPGLGDPPDHGSDEEFDALVFSKTAGFRHDSIPAGIAAIEQLGEENGFTVTATEDAGAFTDDNLAQYEVVVWLSTTGDVLNDEQQGAFERYIQGGGGYAGVHAASDTEYGWPWYGDLVGAYFDSHPHIQEATVTVEDHDHPSSAHLPDEWVRTDEWYNYQENPREDVHVLASLDESSYDPGSGAMGDHPIAWCHEFDGGRSWYTGGGHTIESFSEPEFLQHLAGGIQSAAGAVDANCGGDHGGHEPDPEAPVDEDFDQITLAKGDGVTGEPMGLAVLPDRRVLHTSRHGEIFLTTPEATTTLAGRLPVYNHDEDGLQGVAIDPDFEENQWVYLYYAPVLDTPAGDAPTTGTAEDFAAFEGHNQLSRFKLLDDGTLDIESEQEILQVAADRGICCHAGGEIDFDSQGNLLLSTGDDTNPFESSNYTPIDERADRNPAFDAQRSSANTNDLRGKVLRITVQEDGSYTIPEGNLFPEGTEQTRPEIYAMGLRNPFRFAVDPVTDWIYLGDYGPDAGSADPNRGPAGIVEFNLITGPSNLGWPYCVGDNEPFIDYDFASGTSGEAFDCAAPQNTSPNNTGLVDLPPAQPAWIPYDGGSVPEFGNGGESPMGGPVYRFDPELDVDTKFPEYYDGKNFAYEWDRGWIKTIDVGENGEPGAIAPFFDSMELTRPMNIEFGPDGSLYVLDYGSGYFGGAPDSAVYRIDYTQGGRTPSVQLSADVTSGPTPLTVEFDPTGTVDPDGQELTYEWDFDGDGTVDSTEAGPVSHTYTETGQFQARLAVTDTDGLTGAATVTITAGNTAPIVELEYPVDGGVFAFGGQVPFKVTVTDPEDSAAGGIDCSRVVVEYILGHDNHGHPISRETGCEGTITTAADDGHGADANIFGVIDASYVDGGAEGAPALGASDQNILHTKSKEAEFFHNSEGVSIIDTHAGSSGGRQVGNIENGDWISLDPVNLHGVDGIGYRVSSDGAGGSIEVRSGAPDGELLQTVEVANTGGWNEHVEIEPTPVTDPGGSQELFFVFVGGEGALFDLDVIRFDGPGVTEPGGTEPGEPGCEPTTPEEGYRSLFDGTQASLDGWNQAGPGEFVLQDDCSILSTGGMGLLWHGEELGSYSFKADWKMAGDDNSGVFVGFPDPGDDPWVAVNEGYEIQIDATDVDDRTTGAIYTFQGADLEARDAALNPPGEWNSYEIVVEGQTIKVYLNDVLINDFLSTDANRDLTSGFVGIQNHGDGDDVYFRDIQVADIVDETAPVTTLSTDPAEADGAEGWFTSTPLSVSLSADDEGSGVASTEYRIDDGEWTEYSEPFAVAGDGTHTVEYRSTDVAGNVEDTQSVELRIDATEPLTEAALAAPNDNGWHAGDVAVELSASDEASGVARIEWSLNGGDWTEYDSAVEISGDGEHTLLYRAVDTAGNVEAEKAATVLLDATAPTLLLAGVADGRVYGDATDLFVSWEVHDSTSGVDSVIGTLNGEEIRSGRLVPLYQLPFGTHEIAVHAVDRAGNTAEQSVTFATTTSLRDIGQLVDRFRATNRLSLTAHRDLTEQLVAARLAEATGDDWGAIEGLRSFAALAEDTALVSDAEVRTVLVRDAEAVIASIEGVAVLAKSVNAE
- the xylA gene encoding xylose isomerase; the encoded protein is MTTSAAVTDPYQPRPEHKFSFGLWTIGWQGVDPFGVAVRPPLDPVRAVEKLAELGAWGITFHDDDLIPFGSSENERDKIIAAFKGALSATGLVVPMATTNLFGQPVFKDGALTANDRDIRRYALRKMLRNIDLAAELGASTYVVWGGREGAESAAAKDIRVALDRYKESLDLVCAYIRERGYSMRLALEPKPNEPRGDLLLPTIGHAIAFIGTLEHPEMVGVNPEVGHEQMAGMSMVHGVAQALWQDKLFHIDLNGQNGPRYDQDLRFGNGDVKSAFFLVDLLEHGGYTGPRHFDFKPPRTEDDEGVWVSAAGCMRNYLILAERARAFRADPEVAEAMSASRLGSLAVPTLAPGETLSDLRDEEFDPVEAGQRGLHYERLDQLALEHLFGARG
- a CDS encoding Gfo/Idh/MocA family protein yields the protein MAGSDGIGVGMVGYSFMGAVHSQAWRSVHRFFDVPLAPRLAVLGGRDVTKTQAAATRMGWDSIETDWRALIARDDVGIVDICTPGDTHAEIAIAALAAGKHVICEKPLANTVAEAEEMTRAAAEAATRGVRSMVAFNYRRVPALALARKMIADGRLGTIRHVRAVYLQDWLSDENAPLAWRLRKEKAGSGALGDIGAHIIDATQFITGQAITGVSALTETFVKQRPLPAEAAGGLTAGAVDSSKPVEYGEVTVDDAALFLARFSGGAVATFEATRFATGRKNAMRVEVNGSAGSLSFDFESMNELWFHDETVDAAEGGFRRIVVTEPTHPYLGAWWPPGHGLGYEHTFTHEVADFLTDIGNGVDPSPSFADGAQVQRVLHAVERSAAESSSWTTIADSKGDA
- a CDS encoding substrate-binding domain-containing protein yields the protein MSENPLFARRRFLLGGTAIGAGVLLSACTSNATPDSDRTQPVAQGGGDNAEPGEEVTIGFSAPAADHGWMAAMTRNAQAQADIYSDVVFQATEGTNDVNQQIAQVETLINSGVGVLIILPHDGAALTSAGQQAMDAGIPVINVDRVFDSPLAYRMWIGGDNYRMGVNAGNYIGERLIAEGVDDPVIAEVAGIDSLPLTQERSQGFADALERHGFTVSNRVSAEFTVETGESETANLLQAAPRIDALWNHDDDQGIGVLAAIDSAGRNNPDELFVVGGAGSINMMNYIEDPESVVAATVLYSPSMCSSAVSMARLLGQAKGMGDLAEHEIPASLTTYSAVVTADNVADYRDVGFES